A genomic stretch from Acidobacteriota bacterium includes:
- the mdh gene encoding malate dehydrogenase has protein sequence MNRKVTVVGGAGNVGATVARSIANLELADVVVIDIADQKAAGLALDLLQTCPIEGSDTRLVGGGDYALSSGSDIVVITSGVPRKPGMSRDDLLQVNFAIMQQVTENVVKHSPDCIIVVVANPLDAMAQAVYKLSGFPRERVIGMAGVLDSARMRAFIAMELDVSVENVHAFVLGGHGDTMVPLPRYSTVAGIPITDLLPKDRIDAICARTANGGAEITKLVGTSAWYAPGQSTAEMVEAILKDKKKIVPCSVFLQGEYGVTDQFLGVPIKLGARGMEQVIQITLTPEEDAAVKKSAAAVKELVSVIGM, from the coding sequence ATGAATCGCAAAGTCACCGTCGTGGGAGGAGCGGGCAACGTCGGCGCCACCGTGGCGCGGTCGATTGCCAATCTGGAGCTGGCCGACGTGGTCGTCATCGACATCGCCGACCAGAAGGCGGCGGGCCTCGCGCTCGACCTGCTGCAGACCTGCCCCATCGAGGGCTCGGACACGCGCCTCGTCGGCGGCGGCGATTACGCGCTGTCGTCGGGCTCGGACATCGTCGTGATCACGTCGGGGGTGCCGCGCAAGCCGGGCATGAGCCGCGACGATCTGCTGCAGGTGAACTTCGCGATCATGCAGCAGGTCACCGAGAACGTCGTCAAGCACTCGCCCGACTGCATCATCGTCGTGGTGGCCAACCCGCTCGACGCGATGGCGCAGGCGGTCTACAAGCTGAGCGGCTTCCCGCGCGAACGCGTCATCGGGATGGCGGGCGTGCTCGACTCGGCCCGTATGCGCGCGTTCATCGCGATGGAGCTCGACGTGTCGGTCGAGAACGTGCACGCGTTCGTGCTCGGCGGGCACGGCGATACGATGGTGCCGCTGCCGCGCTACTCGACGGTCGCGGGCATCCCGATCACCGATCTGCTGCCGAAGGATCGCATCGACGCCATCTGCGCGCGGACGGCCAACGGCGGGGCCGAGATCACGAAGCTGGTGGGGACGAGCGCGTGGTACGCGCCGGGGCAGTCGACCGCCGAGATGGTCGAGGCCATCCTGAAGGACAAGAAGAAGATCGTGCCCTGCTCGGTCTTCCTGCAGGGCGAGTACGGCGTGACCGATCAGTTCCTGGGCGTTCCGATCAAGCTCGGGGCGCGGGGCATGGAGCAGGTCATCCAGATCACGCTCACGCCCGAGGAGGACGCCGCGGTGAAGAAGTCGGCGGCGGCGGTGAAGGAGCTCGTGTCGGTGATCGGGATGTAG